A segment of the Lolium perenne isolate Kyuss_39 chromosome 3, Kyuss_2.0, whole genome shotgun sequence genome:
cacattatccaccagatctcaaagtcatcagttgaggaattgaaggatggtttgtgaaggaccgatgcgttgctatcggctcattaagcattggctaaggggacaaatcggcaaaatcagtatgaggggagatcggctaaattagctcgaaggaaatcggcaaaattaaattgggggaaattcttcattgataagcaggatttcttacatgaagagctgattactctcaaaaggaagtactaggggatacattgccccatctacaactactgatcctatgctaaaaggtcctatctacgggccgtcgctgccctcgtcgtcgccgtcgtcgccgctgtcggcgctactcccggcgggctcgtcgtcgctgctccagcggccgccggccgggccctcgttgtcctcatcctcctcgtcagcgtcgtcgtcgtcgctgtcgaagtcgctgaggttccccggccagggacagaagcgcttggccggcggctcgtcggaggaggtgtcgtcctcctcctcctcctcgggggaggtgaagtcgtcacaggagaagcgatcgtcatcgctctcctcctccgtttccccgtcggcgaggaagcggaggtcgctttccccgtcggtcgaggacttgtcatcctcagaccagacggagaaatcgtgactgggttcctccccggcttcgatggcgcggcggatgttggccgcatgggcctcctccgggttccactccggcgtcggctcgcgggaggaggaggattgggtggaaagatccaatgaggcagaggaggaagaagacatggtggcgcaggagggcttttgggagtgctaatgcgaaggggatgaagaagcaaactgtttggagcggttaaataaaaagggatatagtggaaattcaatgccatagcagtttccgaggaagtggtgcccaacaaaaaaaaaattgccaggacacgcggaagtggaagaggcaaagcatcatgatgaaggatactgcgaaggttctgccacgacatgacccgacgaagaaaaacagagtgattttggaattataaattccaaaaccaggggggcatgtgttatcaccagaatttgaccgaatcagaggtgggccgcgatcaagatggacttgaagaatatacatggaagatatacgtgaatcggccttacatgcaaagtttgggctagtttgcccgtgtatctgtaatatagtaggatacgtgtcgattagttagagtttgactcgtgcacggttgggattattcccacgttagaaagtctacggactataaatatgtatctagggtttatgaaataaacaacaatcacgttcaccacaaaccaatctaggcgcatcaccaactcccttgtctcgagggtttcttccgggtaagcatcatgctgcctagatcgcatcttgcgatctaggcagtacaagtttattcgctgttcatgcgttgctcgtactgaagcctttttgatggcgagcaacgtagttatcttagatgtgttagggttagcattgttcttcgtatcatatgctgtcgtcgtgcaacccttagacatctagccgcccttacacctatcttaggtgtaggggcggcaccccgcttgatcattatttagtagatccgatctgttatggttgctccttgttctgcaaggattagtttaatatctgcatagttaggccttacaaagggttgaaggatccagcggcacgtagggtgtagtttgctagccctagacaggatgttccggggatcaacctcgtgttggtttttaggccttgtctaggatcggcttacaatcaccgtgcgtggccgcgaggctcaatcacgagtaggatgttccgattatgcggtgaaaaccctaaatcgtcgtagatcgttttagctttattctgatcaaccaggaccaccatatattcgtacacctcgtgcgaatcatgggtggatcggctctttgagccgattcacaggataacctgagagccgatcgaggctcgtatttaatgtttacgtgtatgccatgcaggaaacttagcGAGGCacattcatcaccttcctgaccaggtataggtcaggtggcacaccctcacaccagcatcggacgtgcgtgccgaatctttgcgggccgtcgctcggagggaccagggccagccgcagccctaagttgttcccggctgtactgtgttgcccgtcgctgctcgccggtgggtttctgaccgcaacagccgcgtggcgtcattttatgtatcctagtaaccactgcaaaagacggaactgggatacggcaattatcttgaaaaacccttcacgaagagggctatctcgtccggagttctatggcttttaggggaaatgagtaggaaacggcccgtttcaccacatagtttgtcggaacgaggccatatttggcacgtgcgtgggccttaggatgggaagcaaggccccggtcgcggatttccaatccgaaccacgggcgacggtttttccattttcggcgtgccggaagggctttttttgtgaagcagctacatggtgcgcatttcagtatcgcgcgggacctccgcgcagcggtaggatacctcctacgcaccacctatcacatgccatatgcgcgcggtagccatctgggaatccctcacgcttactgcggtgtcccgccgaatccgctggaaactgaccggatttgaactggggtgacactttccttcgctcaataaatggagggaaaaatgtttttaggtcgaggacgcgtcattttatgtgctaaatgttttccgtttcacgcgttggcggacgggtgcacgtgcgcgcccggtacggccataccgcatgtcccgtcgtcattttatgtgtcctagtaaccgcgTGCCTCCTACGCCCCGTTTTCTTTTTTTCTGGGTCTTTCTGTAAGAACGAAACTTTTAATATCATTTCCTTTTCCTccgcaaaaaaaaacaaaataaatgaaaaaaaatTGGGCTATGAGGGTGGCCGTCGACACTCAATTTAATTTCGACGTGGTAAAAAAGGTACAATGAAACAATGAAAGAAAAAACAATGAAAGAAAAACAatgaatgaaaaaacaaaaaaaaattgctctacgccgagggtggctGTCGGCGTACGGCCGGCCCTCGGGGTAgagccctaaccctaaaataACTAACGCGCGGGCCAGGCTGCTCCCCATTCCCGAGCCCGACCCGCGCGCCCCTCTCTCagccacccgcgccgccgccacccgccccTCCTGTGCTGCCGCCCGCCGCCTCCacgagccgccgccgccctcgctgAGCCGCCGCCCGCCGCTGTTGTGCCGCTGCCCGTCGCCCGCTCCTCCCTCAGCCGCCGCCCGCCCCTCCTGAGCCGCCTCCCGAGCCGccgcccccccccccgcccctcCTCTCGTAGGCCACCACGCCCCTCGGCCCTCTCCTCCCGCGCCACCCCGGCCATCGATCTCCTCCCGCATGTATATGTTAGTGTTAGTTAGTGTTAggattagttagttagttagttagttaggatttgttagttagttagttagttagaaaTAGAAATTTGTTAgctgttagttagttagttaggatTTTTTTGCTTAGTTAATTTGTTAGCCGCCACCGGATCCATAGATTGTGTAGTAGAAATATGTCTAATAATGTGAATTTGGTGAATTTGTAATAGGCCATGCCGTGACCGCCTCTTCGTGAGCACCCCggcgtgacgatcccggatcttgacgcgcttctcaccggttgttcgactacttcctctacagccgagggtgagcaaaatttccaacttcttctccgcattttatttatgtcactagattcatttttcaagtcaagttgcgtaacctaggtgtcacttcccgtcctcaagcgttacgcggataaatatgcattagtggtcggcatattttcaaccgtaacgcttgcggcatttacgggacagtcggtggatccgtagttgggtacgttctccatgctctgctccggtccgagtcaggatttcggcagcgcctcaccgttgttctccggatgcacatcctcttgtctttttggcgagacgtgtatcgggagagcagcggggaggtgctgccgaaatcctgactcggaccggggtagagcatggagaacgtactcaatctatggATCCGgcagctgctaggagcccacctagtagagatgtaggttgatgcattcgtTTTGCCTGGTAAAAAATttaaatatgatgcatttattttcctatttgatataaatgctatgcttgtggtttggcttccaatagagcagaggatggctgataatggatggatgtacaccggccgtgttagtgcgactaataaaacagatgagtggataaggaagacttggtatttagtgaaggagttggcgcgtggtacaaaacagaaggttcagccactttgcccgtgcaatcgttgcttgaagcatcaccgtcgtggaaaggatgaaatgtttaaacaccttctgcaatatgggtatatgcctcgttacgtcacgcagatcgactttgatgagcacgaacgtgacagaggtgaggtgatgcggcagcggctcaatggcaatgagtacgatggggttagagactttctagatgatcttgtcgatgcccacatgccagagtcgccaccttcacgggaggaaccgccagaaccggaggaaccagagccagccgcgaaggccttctatgatatgatagccgctgctaagacgcctctgtacgatggcgccgcgatttctcagctcgatgccatctcccaatgtctagccgacaagacccggtacaacaccacccgtgacggcttcgaagcaagtctgagaacaactggtaacatgttgcccaaagggcattgtctgcctaaaagcctgcatgagacgaggcaactcatgtcggcgctcaacatggattatcaaagaATAGACTGTTGTCCAAAAGGCTGCGTTCTCTTCTGGAAACAGTTTGCagaggacaagtactgtcccatttgtaaggcctctaggtatgaagaggtaacgggaaaggatggtcaggtgaggcagtcaaagatcgcagagtcgattcttcggtatctcccattcataaaaagaatccagcggctttacttgactgaggagaccgccaaacagatgacgtggcacaagatggggtctcgaataaaggacaatcaggggcggacgaagatgggacatccatctgatggcaatgcatggaagaactttgatagaaaatacccccatagggcagcagatgctcggaatgtcagaattgcgatagctacagatggcttcaatccatatggtatgtcgaatgccaattacagttgttggcccgtgtttgtaattccgctcaatctccctcccggagtcctaatgacgaggaagaccatgtttctgtcgttgatcattccagggccccattacccggggaagaacttgagtgtctacatgcagccgattgtggatgatttgaaccactcttggcaccacgggacgttgacgtacgaccgagcatcgaagacaaacttctgcatgaaagtttggttgcagtataccatgcatgacatgcccgggtacgccctaacatgcggatggtgtacagctggtaaatggccatgcccagtgtgcaggcatcgacttgagttcctttggctaaataagggtcgcaagtatgttgcgtttgacacgaatcggcagtacctcaaacggaggcatccgttcagagaagacaaaaagaacttcaagaaagTTTTGGGTAAGACATATTTTCTCGAGCTTCATTCATATTTGATGACCCCAATGTTCTAACTCATGACTCTCACTATTGTtttttgcatgattgaagtgtttttatcgtgtggcgcccgaggttgaggagacggccgcgaacatgactttgcgggcgacttgtgagaggttgacaccgcaggtgtggtacaaccaaaggatcacggccgcgggtcacttctgggcacagagaggcgagagggtccataagccggacattgtcagtaagaatgctaaggccgagtatgagatgacggtggaggactacatgtcggtgagtaaaatgtcaatgagattctacattgctactaagttgcaattgcattagattgagttgagtattgcattttcaggttatccccgattgggccgagccgcatgccgaggcatgggaggagatggttaggacgaggtggctcaagatggacgaggactttgcagccgtggcgaggcggaacgcggagaaccgaggcgacggtggcacacactgtgggggaaacctcagctacgagcgctacaaggggaagatggtatgtatacattttattttccgtcaggttcaaagttggtactcacaacatttcctttcgcgatgcagagggccgcgttaggacccgaggaggagatgtctgacctcgagatatacaacaagatgcggcttaagaagcccgatctctcgcagcctcagccctcgctcccTGAGTACTTCGGCACCTACGCCGAGGACGTCGAGAACTACTGCGCGATGGTGAGGtatcgtcacccggaggtggatgaccccatgagcgcggaggtcgacgaggagtcgttggtcctgtcgtccggagggttgccgcatggccgtctcgccatgctgaacaaggccgtcaagcataccctcaccacgaccttcacgcgtctcaaggcgggcctcaccaaggacagcccccctctcccgcctcgtcgccgggctcggcaacaacccgcatacgacgtaaatttccctcatttccatcctctttccgactttcgttcatacattgctaagtgctaacgagacatgaatttgtgaaattgtagcctgacttcgaggcggcctacgcggccgctcatcaagaatatcaggtggccttcaaccggcagcagcagcagttcacggagtacatggcatatatacatgtaagttccaacctttgttttcgcaaatgatgacaagtcccactttcccctagtttgatgcttcatttctGCAAAGACTGACATGTAAACTATCTTGCAAGCGTCGATGCTGGCCAATCAAACTGGACAGACAGTGGATTTAGGGCTGATGCCTCCCTTTCCGGGGCCGGCGCCAAACTATCCATCGAAGGAAAATTTCGCTGCGGAGTACTATGGGAGAACAGCGGTAAGTTCTTCGCCAAACCGAATACTACGGCATTCCTTTGCCTTGCAAATTGCTAACATCTCGGGAACATgtgtgtagggaacgggatgttccggaaaccagggtggtgggagggagatgacaccggttcatcatggtggtccttctcccggtgctacTCCCGGtactttgatgacccacaagtataggggatcgcagcagtcttcgagggaagtaaaacccaaatttattgattcaacacaaggggaggtaaagaatacttataagccttaacaactgagttgtcaattcagctgcacctggaaaagcactagtaacaggggtgatgtgaaagtagcagtaatatgagagcaatagtaacagtaacacagcatcagtaatagtaacacaggagcaatggcaccagagaatagttgatactacttccaatgacatgtagaacgagtatatgatgatgagagatggaccggggttcccagcgatctacactagtggtaactctccaataacaagtgacaagtgttgggtgaacaaattacagttgggcaattgataggattgataaagcattaagaaagaacatcaattcattaatcatgtaggcatgttttccatatatagtcgtacgtgctcgcaatgagaaacttgcacaacatctattgtcctaccagccggtggcagccgggcctcaagggaatctactggatattaaggtactccttttaatagagcaccggagcaaagcattaacactccgtgaaaacatgtgatcctcacatcaccgccatcccctccggttgtcccgatttctgtcacttcggggcctttggttctggacagtgacatgtgcatacaacttgtagatacaatctaagcaataatatagagcttaaatctaagatcatgccactcgggccctagtgacaagcattaagcataacaagattgcagcaacaataacttcacaaactttatagatagactaatcataatgtatcatccatcggatcccaacaaacacaacaccgattacatcagatggatctcaatcatgtaaggcagctcatgagatcattgtattgaagtacatggagtagagagtaccaactagctactgctagaacccgtagtccatgggggaactactcacggagcatgatggaggcggtggcgtcgatggagatggcttccgggggcacttccccgtcccggcagggtgccggaacagagacttctgtcccccgaattggagtttcgcgatggcgacggcgcccctggagtctttctggacttcgtcaattggtatcgagtttttaggtcgaaaggacttatataggcgaagaggcggcgcaggaggggcgacagggtggccccacaccaggccggcgcggccagggtgtagcccgcgcggccctggcgtgtggtggccccctggcccgcctccgactctccttcggtgttctggggtcttcaggaaaaataagataatgggtcttcgtttcgtcgaattccgagaatattgcccgaacagcctttctggaaccaaaaacagcagaaaacaggaactggcactgtggtatcttgttaataagttagttccggaaaatgcatgaaatcatcataaagtgcaagcaaaacatgtaagtattgtcataaaataagcatggaacatcataaattatggatacattggagacgtatcagcatccccaagcttagttcctactcgtcctcgagtaggtaaacgataaaaagaataatttctgtagtgacatgctacttacataaccttgatcatactattacaaagcatatgaaatgaatgaagtgactcaaggcaatgatctatagttgctaacaaatagataacatatagcaaaacttttcatgaatagtactttcaagacaagcatcaaaagtcttgcacaagagttaactcataaagcaatagattcaaagtaaaggcatcgaagcaacacaaaggaagatataagtttcagcgattgctttcaactttcaacatgcatatctcatggataattgtcaacataaagtaatatgatgaatgcaaataagcaagtatgtaagaatcaatgcacagttgacacaagtgtttgcttctaagatggaaggaagtaggtaaactgactcaacataaagtaaaagaatggcccttcgcagagggaagcattgattgctatatttgtgctagagttttggttttgaaaacataaagagagcataaaagtaaagttttgagaggtgtttgttgttgtcaacgaatggtagtgggcactctaacccccttgccagacaaaccttcaaagagcgactcccattttattttatttttgggtggcactccttccaacctttctttcacaaaccatggctaaccgaatcctcgggtgcctgccaacagtctcataccatgaaggagtgcccttttattttagtgttattatgatgacactcctccccacctttgctttctcaagccatggctaaccgaatccttcgggtgccgtccaacaatcacataccatggaggagtgtctattttggttaattaatttgggactgggaatcccattgccagttctttttgcaaaattattggataagcggatgaagccactagtccattggtgaaagttgcccaacaagattgaaagataaacaccacatacttcctcatgagctataaaacattgacacaaatcagaggtgataaattttgaattgtttaaaggtagcactcaagcaatttactttggaatggcaggaaacaccacatagtaggtaggtatggtggacacaaatggcatagtggttggctcaaggattttggatgcatgagaagtattccctctcgatacaaggcttaggctagcaaggctatttgaagcaaacacaagtataaaccggtacagcaaaacttacataagaacatattgcaagcattataatactctacactgtcttccttgttgctcaaacacttttaccagaaaatatctagaccttaagagagaccaatcatgcaaaccaattttaacaagctctatagtagttctccactaataggtttaaactacatgaaaaaacttaatcatgatctacttgagagctcaaaacaattgccaagtgtcaaattatccaagacattatgaggcattttctgtttccaaccaaataaccataagtattgtagcttccaacttttatcattgaacattaaaagtaaaacgaagaacaagtgttcatatgaaaaagcggagcgtgtctctctcccaaacaaggattgctaggatccgatcttattcaaacacacacaaaaaaagcacacagacgctccaagtaaaacacataagatgtgaccgaataaaaatatagtttcaatagaagaaacctgataagttgatgaagaaggggatgccttgggcatccccaagcttagacgcttgagtcttcttgaaatatgcagggatgaaccacgggggcatccccaagctttgacttttcactcttcttgatcatatatcatcctcctctcttgacccttgaaaacttccttcacaccaaacttctcataaacttcattagaggggttagtactcaaaaaacttgaatccaccttggtcctgtagtgacacattgcaagaactcaataaaacattagctacagctctccacgtctagaaagccttgcttaaagtccacaaga
Coding sequences within it:
- the LOC139838203 gene encoding uncharacterized protein encodes the protein MVRTRWLKMDEDFAAVARRNAENRGDGGTHCGGNLSYERYKGKMRAALGPEEEMSDLEIYNKMRLKKPDLSQPQPSLPEYFGTYAEDVENYCAMVRYRHPEVDDPMSAEVDEESLVLSSGGLPHGRLAMLNKAVKHTLTTTFTRLKAGLTKDSPPLPPRRRARQQPAYDVNFPHFHPLSDFRSYIAKC